In Parvularculales bacterium, a single genomic region encodes these proteins:
- a CDS encoding GIY-YIG nuclease family protein, giving the protein MIIYILTNEAMPGLVKIGVTGDDRLEDRIRELDTTALPLPFECFYAVKVGDEVDSIEKRVHRGLDDSRVRDKREFFRISPDQAKSLLSIAEAMGGVNVTPREAIVQDSKDTQAIEEARKKRGRFNFGMLGIDPETKLQFKKDKTIECEVVNETQINFRGEEMSLSAAALIVVQEMGYEWDTVQGAAYWCYHGKTLNDLRLEQEE; this is encoded by the coding sequence ATGATTATCTATATACTGACCAATGAAGCCATGCCCGGCCTTGTTAAAATAGGAGTTACTGGTGATGATAGACTTGAGGATCGGATTAGAGAACTTGACACCACAGCTCTGCCGCTTCCGTTTGAGTGCTTTTATGCTGTTAAGGTTGGAGATGAAGTAGACTCAATAGAAAAGAGAGTACATCGGGGGCTTGATGATTCTCGCGTAAGGGACAAACGTGAGTTCTTCAGAATATCTCCTGACCAAGCTAAATCATTACTCAGCATTGCCGAAGCTATGGGAGGAGTTAATGTCACTCCTCGTGAGGCCATTGTGCAAGATTCCAAAGACACTCAAGCGATAGAAGAAGCTCGTAAAAAACGAGGACGATTTAACTTCGGCATGTTAGGCATCGACCCAGAAACGAAACTTCAATTTAAAAAAGACAAGACCATTGAGTGTGAAGTGGTAAATGAAACCCAAATTAATTTTCGTGGTGAAGAAATGTCTTTGTCAGCAGCAGCGTTAATTGTCGTTCAGGAAATGGGCTATGAATGGGATACTGTTCAAGGTGCAGCATATTGGTGCTACCACGGCAAAACGCTGAACGATCTACGACTAGAGCAGGAAGAATAG
- a CDS encoding ankyrin repeat domain-containing protein codes for MADVEAALEGGADMEARDKDGQTPLHYAATASTPAVVEVLLDNGADIESRNGLGRTPLYWAGAWSSTEMVQLLLDHGADITSRDGHGSTPLHWAAGFNGSAVVKLLLNHGAYINARNKDGFTPLHLAAKWNKSPEVVEVLLDHGADPQTRNKFENTPFDLIQENWALKGTKAYWRLNKTQYR; via the coding sequence ATGGCGGATGTGGAAGCGGCTCTTGAAGGCGGGGCCGACATGGAGGCCCGTGATAAGGATGGGCAAACACCCCTGCATTATGCGGCTACCGCTAGTACACCGGCAGTGGTGGAAGTGCTACTGGACAATGGTGCCGATATAGAGTCCCGCAACGGGCTTGGAAGAACACCCTTGTATTGGGCAGGAGCGTGGTCGTCAACAGAGATGGTGCAACTGCTACTGGACCATGGAGCGGATATTACGTCCCGTGATGGGCATGGTTCAACACCCTTGCATTGGGCGGCAGGGTTTAATGGTTCAGCCGTGGTGAAACTGCTTCTGAATCACGGTGCTTATATAAACGCCCGCAATAAGGATGGCTTTACGCCCCTACATCTGGCCGCGAAGTGGAACAAATCACCTGAGGTGGTGGAAGTGTTACTGGACCATGGAGCCGACCCGCAAACGAGAAACAAATTTGAAAATACGCCTTTTGATCTTATTCAGGAGAATTGGGCGCTCA